The following coding sequences lie in one Alicyclobacillus curvatus genomic window:
- a CDS encoding STAS-like domain-containing protein: MKENHSDKGGSNRLERNIKPTTEDASTVMRYRVTAEVGKNCATQTEGHRLFWLIWHDLAAGSLVQLDFAGVTCFTPPFFDALCGELLKHFRLAFLNQRIQVQNLPQTGRDILLSALRRAQKEITTRQPESTNGSGQNLSSTQRFPH, from the coding sequence ATGAAGGAGAACCATTCCGACAAAGGCGGATCCAACCGATTGGAAAGGAACATCAAGCCAACGACAGAGGACGCATCCACGGTCATGAGGTATCGGGTCACAGCGGAAGTCGGTAAGAACTGTGCCACCCAAACGGAAGGGCATCGGCTCTTTTGGTTGATTTGGCACGACCTAGCGGCAGGGTCTTTGGTTCAACTTGATTTTGCGGGCGTTACCTGCTTCACCCCTCCTTTTTTTGATGCCTTATGCGGAGAACTGTTGAAGCACTTTCGTTTAGCCTTTCTAAATCAACGGATCCAGGTACAAAATCTCCCTCAAACAGGACGGGACATCCTTCTATCTGCACTTCGCCGCGCACAAAAGGAAATCACAACCCGCCAGCCTGAGTCGACCAACGGGAGTGGACAAAACTTAAGCTCGACGCAACGTTTCCCGCATTAA
- a CDS encoding DUF302 domain-containing protein, with protein sequence MFHYTVKTKKSLDEAIESLAERLKVHNFGILWDLDIPLTLQGKGVDFSQPYRVLEVCNPSKAKEVLGLNRLVGYFLPCKIVVYEEDGTVKMGFPRPTMMMEVIQDPSLKAVAEEVEQTLMAAVNEAI encoded by the coding sequence GTGTTTCATTACACGGTCAAAACGAAAAAGAGCCTCGACGAGGCCATCGAATCTCTAGCCGAAAGGTTGAAAGTCCATAACTTTGGCATCCTGTGGGACTTGGATATTCCTTTGACCTTGCAGGGGAAGGGCGTGGATTTCTCGCAACCCTACCGGGTTCTCGAAGTCTGCAATCCCTCCAAAGCCAAGGAGGTTCTTGGACTAAATCGTTTGGTGGGGTACTTCTTACCTTGCAAAATCGTCGTTTATGAGGAAGACGGAACCGTGAAGATGGGCTTTCCAAGACCCACAATGATGATGGAAGTCATCCAAGATCCGTCCCTGAAGGCGGTTGCGGAGGAAGTCGAGCAGACATTAATGGCAGCGGTCAATGAGGCAATCTAA
- a CDS encoding MFS transporter, with the protein MKQRQLVLGLKPNLGQFVLLAVNNAFVGTMVGLERTVLPMLGKQTFHLASLSLLLSFIVSFGMVKGVLNLVAGKLADHWGRKPVLLLGWLLGIPVPLLVIFAPNWAWIVVANLLLGANQGFAWSMTVSSKVDLVGPQKRGLALGINEFSGYIGVALTSAFTGYLASRFGPRPVPFLFGEAVAVLGFLMAWFLIRETLPYAKLEASLSKASSQNAFLEEKLTLKQVVAKVSFRDRTLFSCSQAGLINKLSDTAVWGLVPILMAEEHFSIATIGFVGSIYATTWGVLQLVSGAWSDRVGRKLPIALGQWVNGLGVALILFTHSLGFWILSAFFMGMGTAFIYPVLLSAVGDAAHPGWRSSALGVYRMWRDGGYAIGGILLGFGADFFGLRQVFGVLAMLVMLSGLLVTFLMRETLRRA; encoded by the coding sequence AACAATGCGTTTGTCGGAACGATGGTGGGCTTGGAAAGAACGGTACTCCCCATGTTGGGAAAACAGACCTTTCATCTTGCCTCGCTGTCGTTGTTACTCTCTTTTATTGTTTCGTTTGGCATGGTCAAAGGGGTTTTAAATCTGGTGGCTGGAAAATTAGCCGATCATTGGGGTAGGAAACCGGTTTTACTCCTGGGGTGGTTGCTGGGAATTCCGGTTCCACTTCTGGTCATCTTCGCGCCGAACTGGGCTTGGATTGTTGTTGCGAATCTTCTACTCGGGGCCAATCAAGGGTTTGCTTGGTCGATGACGGTCAGTAGTAAGGTGGACCTGGTGGGACCTCAAAAACGTGGATTAGCTCTTGGGATCAACGAGTTTTCTGGGTACATTGGTGTGGCCTTGACCAGTGCTTTCACAGGTTATTTGGCGAGCCGGTTTGGACCTCGCCCGGTTCCGTTTCTCTTCGGAGAAGCGGTCGCGGTTCTCGGATTTCTGATGGCATGGTTCCTGATTCGAGAGACGCTTCCGTATGCGAAACTGGAAGCCTCGTTGTCCAAGGCCTCCAGTCAGAACGCATTTCTTGAGGAGAAGTTGACCCTAAAACAGGTCGTGGCCAAGGTAAGCTTTCGCGATCGAACGCTCTTTAGCTGCAGCCAAGCGGGACTGATCAACAAGTTGAGTGATACGGCGGTATGGGGTCTGGTTCCGATTCTGATGGCCGAGGAACATTTCTCCATCGCGACCATCGGATTCGTTGGGAGTATCTACGCCACCACGTGGGGAGTGTTACAGCTTGTATCGGGTGCATGGAGCGACAGAGTTGGTCGTAAGTTACCGATTGCCCTCGGCCAATGGGTAAATGGCTTAGGCGTCGCGCTTATCTTGTTCACTCATTCTCTTGGGTTCTGGATCCTTTCTGCGTTTTTCATGGGGATGGGAACCGCGTTCATTTATCCAGTTCTCTTATCCGCGGTGGGGGATGCTGCTCATCCTGGTTGGAGAAGTTCTGCCCTTGGCGTGTATCGCATGTGGAGAGACGGTGGATACGCCATTGGTGGCATTTTGCTTGGATTTGGGGCGGATTTTTTCGGATTACGTCAAGTTTTTGGCGTCTTGGCCATGCTGGTGATGTTGTCAGGACTCCTCGTAACCTTTTTAATGCGGGAAACGTTGCGTCGAGCTTAA